A window of Hevea brasiliensis isolate MT/VB/25A 57/8 chromosome 14, ASM3005281v1, whole genome shotgun sequence contains these coding sequences:
- the LOC131172983 gene encoding uncharacterized protein LOC131172983: MHHILLEEGAKPTRETQRRMNPLMMDLVKKEILKLLNADVNYPILDSKWVSPIHAPKKIGITMVKNQKNELVLRRIQNGWKVCIDYKKLNALTRKDHFPLPFMDQMLENLVGYFHYCFVDGYSSYN; the protein is encoded by the coding sequence ATGCATCACATCTTACTTGAAGAAGGTGCGAAACCAACAAGGGAGACACAAAGGAGGATGAATCCACTCATGATGGATTTGGTGAAAAAGGAGATATTGAAGCTCCTTAATGCTGATGTGAACTATCCTATTTTAGATAGTAAGTGGGTGAGCCCTATTCATGCTCCTAAGAAGATAGGTATCACTATGGTGAAGAATCAGAAGAATGAGTTAGTTCTTAGAAGAATTCAAAATGGATGGAAAGTGTGCATTGATTATAAGAAGTTGAATGCTTTAACAAGAAAGGATCACTTTCCATTGCCATTTATGGATCAAATGCTTGAAAACTTAGTTGGTTATTTTCATTATTGTTTTGTTGATGGTTATTCAAGTTATAATTAG